Part of the SAR324 cluster bacterium genome, CGGAAGCATCTAAATCAATCTCAACCTGGTCTCCAACTGCGATCTTCTCGTCATAGCGACTCTCTTGGAACAAGTTCCCCTTCACACGACAGAGCCTTGTCTCTCCTTCACAATCTACGTAATAGAAACTTCTAGTTCGTTTACGAACAATTCCTTTTTGTAGCATTGATCAAATCATCATTGAATTGACAACCACAGAAAAATCCTTGCAAATAAAAATCAGCACCTTGGTGACCATCTGAAATTTTGTTTGAAACCAAGTAAAGTTGCAGAAACAAAAATCATTCGAGAAGAAGAACCTTACTGTGATTTTGGCAGCACAATTACCAAGGGAGGATGAATTGGAATATTGATCTACAGTCTTCAGTAGCTATTCTTAATTCGCTCGTTGAATTTTCCAAACTTGATGAATCTTAGGGTTGCGGGCAAAATCGGGCGGTAGAAGCTCACTACTCAATCCTTGAAAATGCAGATTCGGCAAGCTATCCTGATCCAGCTTGAACTTCCGATTGTTGGTGGAGAATAACAAGACCCCATTTTTTTCCAACAAGCGTGAGACCTGATTGAGCATCCCCAAATAATCTCTCTGAACATCCCAGGTCCCCCTCATTGATTTTGAGTTTGAGAAGGTAGGTGGATCCAGAAAGATCAGATCAAAAGTTCCTTTTTGATTAGCGATCCATTCCCTGCAATCGGCTTTGACTAAAAGATGCTTTCTTAAATCTAGATTGTTCAGGCTGAAATTATCTTTAGCCCAGCCCAGATAATTTCCTGACAGATCTACGGAAACACTACTTTTAGCTCCTCCAGTTGCCGCGTAAACGGTCCCTGTACCCGTATAGCAAAATAGATTTAGGAACCTTTTATTATCGGCCATCTCACGAATCAAAGACCTGGTGGGTCGATGATCCAGAAATATGCCTGTATCCAAGTAATCACGTAAATTAATCCAGAATTTGAGTCCCCCCTCCTCAATAACCAGTCTTTCTTGGTTCTGCGCAAGTCGATCATATTGATTTAGTCCAGTTTGTCTTTTGCGCTTTTTCAATATCACTGATTCCGATTTACAGTTCATCACCTCAGGAATGACTTGCAAGACCTCCAACAGACGTTTTTCTGCAGCAATCAGATTGATGTTCTTCGGAGGATCGTATTCTTGAATTTGAATTTGTTGACCGTAGACATCTACTGCTACTCCATATTCTGGAATATCTTTGTCATAGAGGCGATAGCACTGAATTTTCTCTTTTTTCACCCAGGGCTGAAGGCGCCTCAAATTTTTCTTCAATCTCTGAGCAAACGCAGAATCATTAACTGAAACTGAGTCAATATCATTAACTGAAACTGAGTCAATTGAATGCTTTTGGCTGTTCGATTCAGAAAGAGGCTCAGGCAACATCCTGTAGAGCTGGCATGGTATGGATCCATTACGAAAGGGATGCCGCTTGTCATATCGCAGTTGGAACTCTTCCCATGGAGATTCCTCAGCAAGAATTACTGAGAATTCCCAATTCAGAAATCTCTGCTGACGTAATTGAGCAAGTATTCTGTAAATTTTTTTGATTTCAGGAGTTTGTCCGATTCGCTCACCGTATGGGGGATCACAAAGCAACAGGCCTTTATCCTGATTCGGCTCCCATAAAGCTAGTTCCTTGGGTTCCAATAGAACGTGATCAAGAATGCCAAGTTTTTGCAGGTTGTATTTCGTTTGTTCGATTGCTTGGTCAGCATGGTCTCCCCCAATAATTGGCGGTAAGTTATCAAGCCCGTCAGCCCTTCGCTCAATCGCTTCTTGTCGTAACCTTTTCCATGTACCAGCGTCAAATCCTGACCAAGACTGAAAGCCAAAATTTTTTCGGATCAGTCCAGGTGCCCAGTCAGCGGCCATTAAAAGTCCTTCCGCCAGGATTGTACCTGATCCACACATCGGATCCAAAAGCGCAGCACCATTCTGGGCCTTCGTCGGCCATCCACATTGCCAAAGTAGTGCGGCTGCTAAATTCTCTTTAAGTGAGGTAGAGCCCTGCTGTTGCCGGTAACCGCGTTGATGTAGACTCACTCCAGAAAAATCTAATGAAAGCTTTAATTGATCGGCCTCCATATGGGCCCAGAAACTCACATCGGGATTTTTGGGGTCAACATTGGGCCGAATCCCTGTTGAGTCCCGAAAATGATCTACTAAGGCGTCCTTCAGGCGTTGCGATCCGTAATGGGGATGACGAATATGTAGATTGGTCCCGTGAAAACTGATTGCAAACGTTTGATTGGGTTGTAGATGATCATGCCAAGGGAATTCACGGGCATTCTGATAGATCGAATCTCCATCTTTTCCATCCCATTCCCCAAGTTGGAGCAGCACTCGATTTGCCAGTCGAGACCATAAACAGATACGAAAACCTGCTTCTAAGGGAGCTTCAAGTGAGACTTTGCCAGCAGAAGGCTTCATATCCTTGTAGCCAAGACTTCGTAACTCTTGGTCTAATAATTTTTCTATGTGGAATGGGCAGGTGATGACCCAACGCAGAGCAGAACTCATTGTTGCATCAACCAAGGAGGGCGAAGTGCTAGTTGTTTTTTAAAAATGGAACAATCTTCATCATGAGGCGGGCGAAGATAGCCAATACTCATCAGGAATTCTCCAACAATTTCTCCACCCACAAATTGAAATCCTGATTTCTTGAAGGTAGCAACCCATTCAGGCTTTAAGAGTGGGTGTTGTTGTTCAATCCAATGGGCGAATCCACCGTACTCTCGCATCGACCTAATGATGTTCCCATTATGTCGAATTGCTTGAATTTTCAGTTTATTGCGGATGATTTTTGGATTTTCGAGAAGGGATTCAATTTCTGAGGTTTGAAGATCAGCTATACGGTCAATATCAAAGTTAAACAAAGCTTCGTTGATTGCTTCTCTCTTTTTCAGGACAGTAAGCCAACTAAGCCCAGCCTGAAAAATCTCCAAAGATAGTCGCTCAAAAAGTGTTGCTTCCTCTTTGATAAGGAAGCCGTATTCGAGGTCATGGTAGGGACCATGATATGGATGTCCATGAGCTAATTGGCAATAGCTCATGTTGCCGCAGAACTCTTGTTCAATTCTGCAACAGAGGATGCCTCACAACCTTCAACCCAAATCACCTGTCCATTTGTGAAGTGTTCTTTCTTCCAAATTGGAACAGACTTTTTAACCGTATCAATAATGAATCTACTGGCTGCATAGGCGTCTTTTCG contains:
- a CDS encoding DNA-3-methyladenine glycosylase I, which gives rise to MSYCQLAHGHPYHGPYHDLEYGFLIKEEATLFERLSLEIFQAGLSWLTVLKKREAINEALFNFDIDRIADLQTSEIESLLENPKIIRNKLKIQAIRHNGNIIRSMREYGGFAHWIEQQHPLLKPEWVATFKKSGFQFVGGEIVGEFLMSIGYLRPPHDEDCSIFKKQLALRPPWLMQQ
- the rlmKL gene encoding bifunctional 23S rRNA (guanine(2069)-N(7))-methyltransferase RlmK/23S rRNA (guanine(2445)-N(2))-methyltransferase RlmL, which encodes MSSALRWVITCPFHIEKLLDQELRSLGYKDMKPSAGKVSLEAPLEAGFRICLWSRLANRVLLQLGEWDGKDGDSIYQNAREFPWHDHLQPNQTFAISFHGTNLHIRHPHYGSQRLKDALVDHFRDSTGIRPNVDPKNPDVSFWAHMEADQLKLSLDFSGVSLHQRGYRQQQGSTSLKENLAAALLWQCGWPTKAQNGAALLDPMCGSGTILAEGLLMAADWAPGLIRKNFGFQSWSGFDAGTWKRLRQEAIERRADGLDNLPPIIGGDHADQAIEQTKYNLQKLGILDHVLLEPKELALWEPNQDKGLLLCDPPYGERIGQTPEIKKIYRILAQLRQQRFLNWEFSVILAEESPWEEFQLRYDKRHPFRNGSIPCQLYRMLPEPLSESNSQKHSIDSVSVNDIDSVSVNDSAFAQRLKKNLRRLQPWVKKEKIQCYRLYDKDIPEYGVAVDVYGQQIQIQEYDPPKNINLIAAEKRLLEVLQVIPEVMNCKSESVILKKRKRQTGLNQYDRLAQNQERLVIEEGGLKFWINLRDYLDTGIFLDHRPTRSLIREMADNKRFLNLFCYTGTGTVYAATGGAKSSVSVDLSGNYLGWAKDNFSLNNLDLRKHLLVKADCREWIANQKGTFDLIFLDPPTFSNSKSMRGTWDVQRDYLGMLNQVSRLLEKNGVLLFSTNNRKFKLDQDSLPNLHFQGLSSELLPPDFARNPKIHQVWKIQRAN